CTACGGGGTTGCCATCGCGAACAGCGAGCTGCACATCAGCGCTGAAATCCTCCAGCAGGTTTGCTGAATGAGAGAGCTCCAAGCCATGCATAGGAAATAGAACATCCAGATTGGCTTGGACCGCTGTACTGATCTGGTCCAGTGAGAGCTGCAGCGTCCTGATCCCTGCGCTCGCGTAATAGGCCCTCTCGAGTTCAGCACGTCGCTGCGCGTGCTCCTGATCTAGTCTCTGTTGCGCTGGAGTCTTGGGGGTGGACAGACGACGCTCATAAAATGCCGCCTTGCGGTCCTTGATGCTCCAATTCACCGCATAAGGCACGCCATCACGGCCCAGAAGGTATAGAAGCAAATCTCCCTGATAGGGTGACGGGATTCTTTGGCGGACACCGTTAGTGCAGACGGTGACCTTGTAGTGCTTGAGACCTATCTCTTCAGCGATTTCCAGAGTTCCGCGAATCGGCGGAGGGAACATTCCCTTCATGAGAGGGTGTCCCTTGAGCGGATGAGATGCACCGTACGGCCACAGCATTTTCTGCTCATGGATATCAAGCAGATTGGGGTGGTACAGAGCGAGCTGAGTAAAGACCTTCTCGGGTGTGGATAGGGCGTGAAGAGTTCGGCCCAGCTTTCGGCTATTGAGCCGGGCAGGGCGAGACCCTTTGGGCGCTTCCCGCGGGACCGCCAGAGTTGAAGGGATGTAGCTGTCCCCCCACTGGAACCGTGCCTGACGGCTCATGATGAGGTCGTGTTTCTGCTGCTGGTCCATCCAAACATTCCAATTTTAATTGGCTACTTCTGCCAGTCATCCGCTGGGGATAAAACGCTAGGCGCCTGGCAAACCCTTACCTGACGGGCAGGCCGCTGCTTCCGGCGTTGTGGATAACGCTCGGCTTCTTGTGGATGAGCGAAGTCGTGCAGGACTTGACGTCCCACATGCAAGGGATAGACAATGAAATGGTCAGCTCGGTAATCTGACTTATCCACAGGAGCCCAAGGTCGCACTTGGGCTTTTGTCTACCTGACTTCTAGAGCTCTACATCGGTTAGAGTTCTGTCACTGGTCTCTCCTGATTTTCTAGGGTATTGTTCTGTTAATTAGAACAAGTTGCTCTTAGTTGTTCCTCATCGGTCAACCCATAATGTTACAGCTGCTAATTAGCTGATGACAATGGAAAAAATACGCTCTCGAAACCAATTTTTCGGCACCTTGGGCACAAGGCCAGGCTGCTCCTCTCCGAGCCAATCGAGCAGCTGAGTCGTCGACCAACTCGTATCAAAAATTCTATAAAAAGATTTTTAATTACCTTTTCAAATTAGTTTTTCAGCTACTACCGCTAGAATTACATTGATATTTTCTTCGGTATTACGTCGATGCGCTCTCGTAGCGATGGACCACTTTCGGACTTTACTCTCCACTGGCTAGAGGATGAGATTTTCTTCAGTATCTGCGCTCGCCAGCATCTCTATCTTGGGAACATGAAGCCGGCGTCGACGCTCACCTGGTTATTCGGATCTCCTAAGGCGGGTACCAATCATGACTTCCCTTTTAATCTTGATGCCCTAAATGAGAAAGCGAGGCTTACCTGGGGTGATTCAACGTCCATTATCTTTCGGCATACAATTCTACCTTTCTTCTTTCCATTTCAGTCCCCACAGCATGTGGCGCAAGCTGTCGCGATGCTCAAAGGCTCGACACTAGGATCGCTCAAGTACCGCCTAGGTTTACTGACTGGTCGATTTGGTGCGGAGCATCCATTAAAGGCATGCAGTGAGTGCATGATCTCAGATCGCATATCAAGCGGCGTTGCCTACTGGCATTTGATGCACCAATATCCAGGCGTTGTGCTTTGTCCAAAGCATCACCTACATTTGAGAGAATGTTCTAGAAACCGACAATGGTCTGGCCGTTTCCAGTGGTGTTTACCCGATGACGAGATACTGTCGCCGGAGCAACATAATGACTGGCCAGCTGATGAACTACGAAGGCTCGATACGCTTTCACGCGCAATTCATCAACTGGCGAAATACGGCAACGAAGCTAGTTTTCATCCAGACATCATTTGCAAAACCTACAGAACTGCCCTGGCTGAGTTCAGCGCCGGTAGTGCATCGGTAGAGGGCGCCGCGGTTTCGCTCGTACGCTACATAGCGCCGCTACGGGCCTACACGCCGTTTAGCTCTCTGCCCGCAACCACAGATGGGGCTGCGGGGCTGCTGGGGCAGCTTACCCGCCGCCCGCGTGGGCACTGCCACCCCCTCAAACACTTGATCTTCATCCAGTGGCTATTCGGCTCCCTAGATGGCTTCGTTGAGGCCTATAATCGAATGTCGATCTCGGAGCGGGTCCAAAAAGAAAACCACAATATCCACGATATTGATCGATCGACTGATTATCAACAAAGTCACCTCTCCAGCACCGGCAAAAATATTGTCCGCCGACCGAAAATACTCAAAGAACCTTTGCGATCAAACATTCTAAGTAAACTAGCTAGCGGCGATGACAAAATAGCAGTTTGCATATCTTTCAAAATTACAATATCAACAGTTAATAAACTGTTGCGTTCAGAGCCGTACATTCGAGATCAGTGGATTACCAAGAGCAAACTACGTAATACACGTGCGTATAGGCTGGCATGGCTATCGGCGCGCAAATCTAATCCCGGCTGTGGCGTTAAATTCTTACGCTTGTGTATTCCGCACGTTTATATCTGGCTCTATCGCAATGACAAGCCATGGTTTAATTCACAAATAAATCAACTACCCAAAGATCGGCGAGGAAATAATTCGAACATAGACTGGTTGAAGCGGGACGCTGAGCTGGCCGATTCAATTCTTAGCTTTACAAAATCTAAGTTTGGCGAGAACGCTGATATCAACAGAGAGGCGTTGTATTTTCGCTTTCCGCAATTAGCAAAATGTCTTGAACAGGATAATCACTACCCGGTGACTAAGAAACTGGTGCGCCGGCTTATTGGTAGACTTAGGAGTGGCCATAATTGACCCCCTATCAGTCACCCCTCGCCAACGTGTTTGAGCTGATCGATACGCTTGTAGGTCTCATACAGCGAGATCAGGTCTCCTTGCGCCATGACGTCCAAGGGCGGGCGACCGTCGAAAAATGCGTTGTCGTTTGGAAGACCTGGAAAACTTGTGACGTTCGCCTGATTGGCAAAAACCGTGCGTAGGGACGCGTGGATGCCCAGGATAAGCCCGATCCGTTGTAATTGATCGACATCTAAGCTGAAGGGGGTGCGCTTATCCTCCTCGGCACGGCGGAGGGTAGAACGAGAAATTCGCAAGATCTTACAGGCTTGTCCAGGCGAAGCTTGCCAGCCGCGGATTATGCGAACAGCAGTCTTGAGTCCTACCGTAGCCTGCTCTTGGGTTAGCTGCTGCATGCTCATCACACTCTCCATTCAAGGTCTGTGGTCAAGTCTATCCCTGGCTTCCCCAGCTGTCAGAGGCAGCTCAGGTCTGCAGCCCTCACCATCGGAATTCCGGGGAGTGGTTCGACTTTGAGCGGCCTCAGGTCATACAGCCGGCCTGTTGGATGCGGGAGGTTGCAGCACGGGTAGATTTTGGGGCGACGTCGGTGGTAACTGTCAGCGCTGCTCTGTTCGTCCGAATGCGGACTGGGGTTTGGACAGGACCAATACCCCACGCCTTGCTCATAATTTTCATCGACAAAGTGGGCTGACTCACTGCCGCCTGACTGGTAGGTGCTCCACAGCGAATCAGTAACCCGACCTCGCTGTGCCAATGAGCGGATGTCCGCTTCAAAGTCATCACAGCTCTCATACACTCCCACCACCGCATCGCAGATCCGGGCATTCATATTGGCCATAGTTTGGCCTTGGCCACCGATACGCGCGGTCTCCAGCGCTTTGCGTAAAATCCCGAGCTCGCCGTGCAGTAACTCCATCCTTGCAGCTGCTGCGCCTTGCAGATTAGGGATGAGTGCAGCTGCTCTTTCCCAAGCAGCGCTAGCAGCGTGCAAATCGGAAATGTAGTGGGTTGACGTGCAAAGCTGGTGATAGATTTTTGCGCGACGCAACGCAGTGGGATCCTCATTGGGCACCATGGGCGCGTCAGCGAGGTGTCGGCCGCGGCACATTCGCCACATGACATCCAGGTTATGCCCCACACCGTTGAAAGGCTTATCACAGAATGGGCAGAGATTATGAAGGACTGCGTTGTGCTTGAAGCATACGGTCACATAAGGCGCGACGTACCGCCGCCAGTAGGAGAAGCCGCGGTTCTTCAAATCTTCACGGACACATTCTGGACAGAACGAGGAATCCCACACACTGAAGCGTTCACCCTCGGAAATGTACTGCTTTCCTGAGTAGGCGTGGTCCCAGCGGGCTTTGAAGACGTGAGTCGACGCCATCATGGTGTGGCCGTGAACTAGCCGATTGAAGCCGTAGCATCCTGGCCACCCCATCGCCTCCGCAAGCCGCTTTACCTCAATCGTCTTCAGCACGTGACGGGTGCCGAGCTGATGGAAGGTCAGAGGAACGTCGATGTGCCAGCTGAGGTGCAAGTTACGCCGCACGTATGATGCGAGCGATTCGTCGGGCTGAATGGGCAATGGCATTGAGGGCGCCGAAGCAGGTTACGTGAAAGGAAACGGAAGAAAGGAAGGCCGTCTACAGAGAGGGAGCCAGGGGCGGCTCCCTCTCTGTGACAGTTTTTAATCTCAGAAACAGTTTTTAATCTCCGAGATCACTCCCTTTGCAACAGCAGTAGCGTTACTCCACCGTCACCGACTTGGCCAGGTTGCGCGGCTGGTCGACGTCGGTGCCCTTGAGCACGGCGACGTAGTACGACAGCAGCTGCAGCGGGATGGTGTAGAGGATCGGCGCCAGCGCATCGTTGATGTGCGGCACGTTGATCACGTGGGTGCCCTCGCCATTGCTCATGCCGGCATTCTCGTCAGCAAAGACCACCAGCTCACCACCACGGGCGCGAACTTCCTGCAGATTCGACTTGAGCTTTTCCAGCAGCTCATTGTTAGGAGCCACGGTCACCACGGGCATATCGTTGTCCACCAACGCCAGAGGACCATGCTTGAGCTCACCGGCCGGATAGGCTTCGGCGTGGATATAGGAGATTTCCTTGAGCTTGAGCGCACCTTCCATGGCCACCGGGTACTGAGCACCGCGGCCAAGGAACAGGGTGTGGTGCTTGTCGGCGAACAGCTCGGCGATCTTCTCGACCACGCCATCCATCGCCAGCGCTTCGCTCAGGCGTGCCGGCAGGCGGCGCAGCTCGTCCACCAGCTCGGCTTCGACACCGGCCTCGAGGGTACCGCGCACTTGGCCGAGGGACAGGGTCAGCAGCATCAGCGAGACCAGTTGGGTGGTGAAGGCCTTGGTCGAGGCGACACCGATTTCCGGCCCGGCCAGGGTCAGCAGGGTCAGGTCGGATTCGCGCACCAGCGAGCTGATGCCCTTGTTGCAGATGGCAAGGCTGCCGAGGAAACCCAGCTCCTTGGCATAGCGCAGGGCCGCCAGGGTGTCGGCGGTCTCGCCGGATTGCGAGATCGAGACGAACAGAGTGTCCGGCTGCACCACCACCTTGCGGTAGCGGAACTCACTGGCGACTTCCACCTGGCAAGGGATACCGGCGAGGCTTTCGAGCCAGTAACGAGCGACCATGCCGGCGTGGTAACTGGTACCGCAGGCGACGATCTGCACATTGCGCACTTTGCCGAACAGCTCGGCGGCCTGTGGACCGAAGGCCTGCACCATCACATGGTTATTGCCCAGGCGACCTTCCAGCGTACGCTGCACCACGCCGGGTTGCTCGTGGATCTCCTTGAGCATGAAGTGGCGGTAGTTGCCCTTCTCGGCGGCTTCCGCTCCTTCGTGATACTGCACCGTCTCACGCTGGACCGGCTGACCGGCCTGGTCCCAGATCTGCACTTGAGTGCGACGAATCTCGGCGATATCGCCCTCTTCCAGGTACATGAAGCGGTCGGTGACCTGGCGTAGGGCCAGTTGATCCGAGGCCAGGAAGTTTTCACCGAGGCCCAGGCCGATCACCAGCGGGCTGCCGCTGCGGGCAGCCACCAGGCGGTCTGGTTGGCTGGCGCTGATCACGGCCAGACCATAGGCGCCATGCAGGCGCTTGACCGCAGCCTTGAGCGCGTCGGTAAGGTCAGGGATGGTCTGGAGCAAGTGATGGATGAGGTGGACGATCACCTCGGTGTCGGTCTGCGAGACAAAGGCATAGCCCAGGCCCTTGAGCTCTTCACGCAGTTCCTCGTGGTTCTCGATGATGCCGTTGTGTACCACCGCCACGTCGTGTCCGGAGAAATGCGGGTGGGCATTGTTTTCGGTCGGCGCGCCATGGGTGGCCCAACGGGTGTGGGCGATGCCCAGCTGGCCAGCCAGCGGGTCGGCGGCAACCGCGCCTTCCAGTTCGCTGACCTTGCCGATGCGGCGACGACGCTCGAGCGCGCCTTGCTGGGTCAGGACAGCCAGGCCGGCGCTGTCATAACCACGGTATTCCAGACGCTTGAGGCCTTCGATGAGAATGGCTGTGATGTTGCGCTCAGCAACGGCACCGACGATTCCACACATAAGATGTTGCTCCTAGCTGATAGCGGCGCAGATAAGGGTGATGCCGCGGGCTTGAATCCGGTCGCGTGCCTCGGCGGGCAGGCGATCATCAGTAATCAGGGTGTTCACGCTGCCCCAGGGCAGCTCGAGGTTGGGGATCTTGCGACCGACCTTGTCCGACTCGACCATGACGATCACCTCGCGGGCCACTTCGGCCATGACCCGGCTCAACCCCAGCAGTTCGTTGAAGGTGGTGGTGCCACGCTCCAGGTCGATGCCGTCGGCGCCGATGAACAGCTGGTCGAAGTCGTATGAGCGTAGTACCTGCTCGGCCACCTGGCCCTGGAAGGACTCCGAGTGCGGGTCCCAGGTACCACCGGTCATCAGCAGGACGGGTTCATGCTCTTGTTCGCTGATAGCCCGGGCTACATTGAGCGAGTTGGTCATCACCACCAGGCCTGGCTGGCGCCCGAGCTGCGGGATCATTGCCGCCGTGGTGCTGCCGCTGTCGATGATGATGCGCGCGTGTTCGCGAATGCGCTCGACTGCCGCACGGGCTATGGCCTGCTTGTAGAGGGACACCGGTTGGACCGTGTCGCCCAGCAGCTCCTGGGGCATGGTCACCGCGCCACCGTAACGGCGCAGCAGCAGGCCGTTGGCCTCCAGGGCGGCGAGATCCTTGCGGATGGTCACTTCGGAGGTTTCGAAACGCTTGGCCAAGGCGTCGACACTGACCTCGCCCTGCTCGTTGAGCAAGGCCAGGATATTGTGGCGCCGTTGTGGTGTATTTCGTTTCGACATGTCGATTTAAGTTTCGGTTCGAAAGATAAGTGTTGCAATCAAAACCTAAGTCGATCGATTCGTCAAGTCGGGCATTAACCGGCAAATAAAAAGGCCGACTTATTCACATAAGCCGGCCCTGTGCAAAAGCGCTGTGGATAACTCAGCTTTTCTTGATTTTCTCCGGCCGCTTCCAGCCTTCGATATTGCGCTGGCGCGCACGGGCAACGCCCAACTGCCCGGCGTCAACCGTCTGGGTAATGGTCGAGCCCGCTGCGGTAGTGGCCCCGGCCTGGATTTCCACAGGGGCAACCAGGGAGTTGTTGGAGCCAATGAACACGTCCTCACCCATCACCGTGCGGAACTTGTTGGCGCCGTCGTAATTGCAGGTGATGGTGCCAGCGCCGATGTTGCTACGGGCGCCGATCTCGGCATCGCCCAGGTAGGTCAGGTGGCCGGCCTTGGCGCCCTCACCCAGGTGGGCGTTCTTCAGCTCGACGAAGTTACCCACATGCGCCTTGG
This sequence is a window from Pseudomonas maumuensis. Protein-coding genes within it:
- a CDS encoding TnsD family Tn7-like transposition protein, with product MRSRSDGPLSDFTLHWLEDEIFFSICARQHLYLGNMKPASTLTWLFGSPKAGTNHDFPFNLDALNEKARLTWGDSTSIIFRHTILPFFFPFQSPQHVAQAVAMLKGSTLGSLKYRLGLLTGRFGAEHPLKACSECMISDRISSGVAYWHLMHQYPGVVLCPKHHLHLRECSRNRQWSGRFQWCLPDDEILSPEQHNDWPADELRRLDTLSRAIHQLAKYGNEASFHPDIICKTYRTALAEFSAGSASVEGAAVSLVRYIAPLRAYTPFSSLPATTDGAAGLLGQLTRRPRGHCHPLKHLIFIQWLFGSLDGFVEAYNRMSISERVQKENHNIHDIDRSTDYQQSHLSSTGKNIVRRPKILKEPLRSNILSKLASGDDKIAVCISFKITISTVNKLLRSEPYIRDQWITKSKLRNTRAYRLAWLSARKSNPGCGVKFLRLCIPHVYIWLYRNDKPWFNSQINQLPKDRRGNNSNIDWLKRDAELADSILSFTKSKFGENADINREALYFRFPQLAKCLEQDNHYPVTKKLVRRLIGRLRSGHN
- a CDS encoding antitoxin Xre-like helix-turn-helix domain-containing protein — translated: MSMQQLTQEQATVGLKTAVRIIRGWQASPGQACKILRISRSTLRRAEEDKRTPFSLDVDQLQRIGLILGIHASLRTVFANQANVTSFPGLPNDNAFFDGRPPLDVMAQGDLISLYETYKRIDQLKHVGEG
- a CDS encoding TniQ family protein, translating into MPLPIQPDESLASYVRRNLHLSWHIDVPLTFHQLGTRHVLKTIEVKRLAEAMGWPGCYGFNRLVHGHTMMASTHVFKARWDHAYSGKQYISEGERFSVWDSSFCPECVREDLKNRGFSYWRRYVAPYVTVCFKHNAVLHNLCPFCDKPFNGVGHNLDVMWRMCRGRHLADAPMVPNEDPTALRRAKIYHQLCTSTHYISDLHAASAAWERAAALIPNLQGAAAARMELLHGELGILRKALETARIGGQGQTMANMNARICDAVVGVYESCDDFEADIRSLAQRGRVTDSLWSTYQSGGSESAHFVDENYEQGVGYWSCPNPSPHSDEQSSADSYHRRRPKIYPCCNLPHPTGRLYDLRPLKVEPLPGIPMVRAADLSCL
- the glmS gene encoding glutamine--fructose-6-phosphate transaminase (isomerizing), whose protein sequence is MCGIVGAVAERNITAILIEGLKRLEYRGYDSAGLAVLTQQGALERRRRIGKVSELEGAVAADPLAGQLGIAHTRWATHGAPTENNAHPHFSGHDVAVVHNGIIENHEELREELKGLGYAFVSQTDTEVIVHLIHHLLQTIPDLTDALKAAVKRLHGAYGLAVISASQPDRLVAARSGSPLVIGLGLGENFLASDQLALRQVTDRFMYLEEGDIAEIRRTQVQIWDQAGQPVQRETVQYHEGAEAAEKGNYRHFMLKEIHEQPGVVQRTLEGRLGNNHVMVQAFGPQAAELFGKVRNVQIVACGTSYHAGMVARYWLESLAGIPCQVEVASEFRYRKVVVQPDTLFVSISQSGETADTLAALRYAKELGFLGSLAICNKGISSLVRESDLTLLTLAGPEIGVASTKAFTTQLVSLMLLTLSLGQVRGTLEAGVEAELVDELRRLPARLSEALAMDGVVEKIAELFADKHHTLFLGRGAQYPVAMEGALKLKEISYIHAEAYPAGELKHGPLALVDNDMPVVTVAPNNELLEKLKSNLQEVRARGGELVVFADENAGMSNGEGTHVINVPHINDALAPILYTIPLQLLSYYVAVLKGTDVDQPRNLAKSVTVE
- a CDS encoding DeoR/GlpR family DNA-binding transcription regulator; protein product: MSKRNTPQRRHNILALLNEQGEVSVDALAKRFETSEVTIRKDLAALEANGLLLRRYGGAVTMPQELLGDTVQPVSLYKQAIARAAVERIREHARIIIDSGSTTAAMIPQLGRQPGLVVMTNSLNVARAISEQEHEPVLLMTGGTWDPHSESFQGQVAEQVLRSYDFDQLFIGADGIDLERGTTTFNELLGLSRVMAEVAREVIVMVESDKVGRKIPNLELPWGSVNTLITDDRLPAEARDRIQARGITLICAAIS